A single region of the Micropterus dolomieu isolate WLL.071019.BEF.003 ecotype Adirondacks linkage group LG02, ASM2129224v1, whole genome shotgun sequence genome encodes:
- the praf2 gene encoding PRA1 family protein 2: MAGVQPPPLRSLDDFLLSSARFAVPDVRDLDRWNNRIINNLLYYQSNYFLSALVLLLIVGYFQPFQLFVGAMVVTLLFLGFVWAAENQAPIRRFRRNHPSVAVLAILLGSYLFISVLGGVAVFLFGIAFPILMVLLHASVRLRSLKNKLENKLESIGLKRTPMGLLLEALGQEQEAGS; this comes from the exons ATGGCAGGCGTGCAGCCGCCACCCCTCCGGAGCCTGGATGATTTTCTCCTCAGCTCGGCCCGGTTCGCCGTGCCCGATGTGCGCGACCTGGACCGCTGGAACAACCGCATCATCAACAACCTGCTGTACTACCAGAGCAATTATTTCCTGTCCGCGCTGGTCCTCCTGCTCATAGTGGG gTATTTCCAGCCCTTCCAGTTGTTTGTCGGGGCGATGGTTGTCACATTGTTGTTCCTGGGTTTTGTCTGGGCAGCTGAGAACCAAGCTCCCATTCGCCGTTTCCGTAGAAACCACCCGTCGGTCGCTGTATTGGCCATTCTTTTGGGCAGTTACCTCTTCATATCGGTGCTGGGAGGCGTGGCCGTGTTCCTGTTTGGGATAGCCTTCCCTATACTGA TGGTTCTGCTCCATGCCTCGGTGAGGCTGCGCAGCCTGAAGAACAAGCTGGAGAACAAACTGGAGAGCATCGGTCTGAAGAGGACACCCATGGGACTCCTGTTAGAGGccctgggacaggaacaggAGGCTGGATCctag